A single Anaeromusa acidaminophila DSM 3853 DNA region contains:
- the tkt gene encoding transketolase, whose product MKRDIHQLGINTLRMLAADAVEEAKSGHPGMPMGAAAMAYVLWTKFLRHNPLNPAWPGRDRFVLSAGHGSMLLYGLLHLTGYQVSLEDIKKFRQWGALTPGHPEWGHTPGVETTTGPLGQGFGNAVGMAMAAKFMDAHFPGKEEPLFDNKVYVLAGDGDMMEGVSHEAASLAGHLGLDNLICLYDDNEISIEGSTSIAFTEQVGARFTAYGWLVVQVQDGNDLDELEKALDKAQQSSGQPVLIVVKTQIGYGSPGKVNTAAAHGEPLGSAELARTKEALEWPQEPRFFVPEAVRQEMGKCLERGEKAEKEWQQKWDAFASCHPEAALQCSRWLKGELPIHWDADVIPFAPDDKGQATRASSGTILNWLAAAVPNLLGGSADLAPSNKTYLSGCGDFQKGSYDGRNLHFGVREHAMGSILNGLALFGGLRPYGATFLSFADYMRPAMRLAALMKLPVVYVFTHDSIGVGEDGPTHQPVEHLASLRCLPGLAVIRPADANETAAAWLYALHQQGGPVALVLSRQNLPVLEETTICPEESVARGAYVLHEGAERPDVVVIASGSEVSPALCAAKALEKEDVRVRVVSMPCQEWFALQPVSFQQSVLPAGVPRVVFEAASSFGWERYGGADAVYVTVDRYGASAPAQALFKHFGLTAENLVEQIREALARK is encoded by the coding sequence ATGAAACGAGACATTCATCAATTGGGGATCAATACCTTGCGAATGTTGGCGGCGGATGCAGTGGAAGAAGCGAAATCTGGCCATCCTGGAATGCCGATGGGCGCGGCAGCGATGGCGTATGTTCTTTGGACGAAATTTTTGCGCCATAATCCGCTCAACCCTGCTTGGCCGGGGCGGGATCGCTTTGTATTATCTGCAGGGCATGGGTCTATGCTTTTATATGGACTCTTGCATTTGACCGGGTATCAGGTGTCCTTAGAAGATATTAAGAAGTTTCGGCAGTGGGGGGCGCTGACACCCGGACATCCGGAGTGGGGACATACGCCGGGGGTGGAAACGACGACAGGACCGTTGGGACAAGGCTTTGGCAATGCTGTAGGCATGGCGATGGCGGCAAAATTTATGGATGCCCATTTTCCAGGTAAGGAAGAGCCCTTGTTTGACAACAAAGTCTATGTGCTTGCAGGCGACGGCGATATGATGGAAGGCGTTAGCCATGAAGCGGCTTCACTGGCAGGGCATTTAGGTTTGGATAACTTAATTTGTCTCTATGACGATAATGAAATCTCGATTGAGGGAAGTACCAGTATTGCGTTTACGGAGCAAGTGGGGGCTCGCTTTACCGCTTACGGTTGGCTGGTAGTTCAGGTGCAGGACGGCAATGATCTGGATGAGCTGGAAAAGGCGCTGGATAAGGCGCAGCAAAGTTCTGGACAACCCGTATTGATTGTAGTCAAAACACAAATCGGCTATGGCAGTCCGGGAAAAGTGAATACGGCCGCGGCGCATGGAGAGCCGTTGGGATCGGCGGAGTTGGCGCGTACTAAAGAAGCGCTGGAGTGGCCGCAGGAACCGCGGTTTTTCGTGCCTGAGGCTGTGCGCCAGGAGATGGGTAAGTGTCTGGAACGAGGCGAAAAAGCGGAAAAAGAATGGCAGCAAAAATGGGATGCCTTTGCGAGTTGCCATCCGGAAGCGGCCTTGCAGTGCAGCCGCTGGCTAAAAGGGGAACTGCCGATACATTGGGATGCAGATGTCATTCCTTTTGCGCCGGATGATAAAGGACAGGCAACAAGGGCTTCGTCAGGAACCATTTTAAACTGGCTGGCGGCGGCAGTTCCTAACCTGCTGGGAGGCAGTGCCGATTTAGCGCCGTCCAATAAGACCTACTTATCTGGTTGCGGTGATTTTCAAAAGGGAAGTTACGACGGACGCAATCTTCATTTCGGTGTACGCGAGCATGCTATGGGTAGTATTTTGAACGGGTTAGCCCTATTTGGCGGCTTGCGTCCGTATGGAGCCACTTTTTTATCTTTTGCGGATTATATGCGTCCGGCGATGCGCTTGGCTGCTTTGATGAAATTACCTGTGGTCTATGTGTTTACGCATGACAGCATTGGCGTAGGCGAGGACGGACCGACGCACCAGCCTGTGGAGCATTTGGCTTCCTTGCGTTGTCTTCCTGGTTTAGCTGTGATTCGTCCTGCCGATGCAAACGAAACGGCGGCGGCTTGGCTATATGCTTTGCATCAACAAGGAGGTCCTGTGGCTCTGGTGCTCAGTCGACAGAATCTTCCCGTGCTTGAGGAGACCACGATTTGTCCAGAGGAAAGCGTGGCCAGAGGCGCCTATGTGCTGCATGAGGGGGCGGAGCGTCCGGATGTCGTTGTTATTGCTAGCGGTTCGGAAGTTTCACCGGCTTTGTGCGCCGCTAAGGCGCTCGAAAAAGAAGATGTTCGGGTGAGAGTCGTCAGTATGCCTTGTCAGGAATGGTTTGCTTTGCAGCCTGTTTCTTTTCAACAAAGCGTCTTGCCAGCGGGAGTGCCGCGCGTGGTCTTTGAGGCGGCGTCCTCTTTCGGGTGGGAACGATATGGCGGAGCGGATGCTGTGTATGTAACGGTGGATCGGTATGGCGCATCGGCGCCGGCGCAAGCCTTGTTTAAGCACTTTGGACTAACTGCGGAAAATTTGGTTGAGCAGATTCGAGAGGCGTTAGCGAGGAAATAG
- a CDS encoding SRPBCC family protein — protein MQKQQCLCGEYEEKFAVPAEFLWPFLKDPHYWRSWQPDLQEVRVAVPLQEGAAGKWRRTSAWGRSFYVDKLEPERKIALRFSYLWWTIFAISVIEPAGEGCVVRFSLEVQGLLSEAAAAWFGRKMALQMGGFLQPLRQLSEMAQKGEFVFHIPG, from the coding sequence ATGCAGAAGCAGCAATGCCTATGCGGAGAATATGAAGAAAAATTTGCGGTGCCGGCAGAGTTTTTGTGGCCGTTTTTGAAGGATCCGCATTATTGGCGCAGCTGGCAGCCAGATTTGCAGGAAGTGCGCGTAGCCGTGCCGTTACAAGAAGGGGCTGCCGGAAAATGGCGGCGTACATCCGCCTGGGGGCGTTCTTTTTACGTGGATAAATTGGAACCAGAGCGCAAAATTGCGCTGCGATTTTCTTATTTGTGGTGGACTATTTTTGCGATCAGCGTAATAGAACCTGCTGGCGAAGGCTGCGTAGTGCGGTTTTCCTTAGAGGTGCAGGGCTTACTGTCCGAGGCGGCCGCAGCTTGGTTTGGCAGAAAGATGGCCTTACAAATGGGCGGTTTTTTACAACCATTGCGTCAACTGAGTGAAATGGCGCAAAAGGGAGAGTTTGTTTTTCATATTCCAGGATAA
- a CDS encoding ArnT family glycosyltransferase has translation MRWENGLILAVALANIAYNATLPLHYDEAYYWVWTQRLDFSYFDHPPMIAWLLWIVGRLGQTEAILRLVPAACLSGAVWLTWRLTENLWGRAVARYALPLLLGLPILQIGYLLATPDAPLALFWAAALYSAQRALQEEGSAWWLAAGAAGGAAMLSKYTAVLLLPVLLLTVLLYQPRTLRRPVFWGALVVAVFVFSPVLYWNSLHDWASFRFQYGHGMDAPKVLQLPLFFDFWGAQAAIVNPLFFFALFYFSWRYLKVNLQKWQSALLWLSCWIPLGFFGYAALFKKAEANWPVPAYLGGMALLAYWLQKKQARKWLAAGLGLSLLLVGLAKFPEAAPWLPPKANLKAQQFIGNDVFVQGRPWLQEDVRWVLSDSYQNASLAWYYLPGKPAVHVVTPARISMYDYWRQDLPPLAGGTALYFGAEKDEMILKQQFREVEIVAHLSEGNRQVTVFRCRGKEEF, from the coding sequence ATGCGCTGGGAAAATGGGCTGATTCTGGCGGTTGCCTTGGCGAACATTGCCTATAATGCAACATTGCCTTTGCATTATGACGAAGCTTATTATTGGGTCTGGACACAACGTCTGGACTTTTCCTATTTTGACCATCCGCCGATGATTGCCTGGCTGCTTTGGATTGTGGGGCGTCTAGGGCAGACGGAGGCGATATTGCGTTTGGTTCCGGCGGCCTGCCTTTCTGGAGCGGTATGGCTGACTTGGAGACTGACGGAGAACTTGTGGGGGCGTGCTGTAGCAAGGTATGCACTGCCTCTTTTACTGGGACTGCCTATTTTGCAAATCGGTTACTTGCTGGCGACTCCAGATGCGCCGTTGGCCTTGTTTTGGGCGGCGGCTCTTTATAGTGCGCAGCGGGCGTTGCAGGAAGAAGGTTCTGCTTGGTGGCTGGCGGCCGGCGCTGCGGGAGGAGCGGCGATGCTTTCCAAGTACACGGCGGTCCTGCTTTTGCCTGTGTTGCTCTTAACTGTCTTGCTTTACCAGCCGCGGACGCTGCGGCGTCCGGTGTTCTGGGGGGCGCTAGTTGTAGCGGTGTTTGTTTTTTCGCCGGTGCTGTATTGGAACTCGTTGCATGACTGGGCTTCCTTTCGGTTTCAGTACGGTCATGGCATGGATGCTCCCAAGGTGCTGCAATTGCCGCTTTTTTTTGATTTTTGGGGTGCTCAGGCGGCGATTGTTAATCCTTTGTTTTTCTTCGCCTTATTCTATTTCAGCTGGCGTTATCTTAAAGTGAATTTACAGAAATGGCAGAGTGCACTGCTGTGGCTTTCTTGTTGGATTCCGCTTGGTTTCTTTGGTTATGCGGCATTATTTAAAAAAGCGGAAGCCAATTGGCCTGTGCCGGCTTATTTGGGCGGCATGGCGCTTTTAGCGTACTGGCTACAAAAAAAACAAGCGCGAAAATGGCTGGCTGCGGGTCTGGGGCTGTCACTATTGCTTGTTGGTTTGGCTAAATTTCCTGAAGCTGCGCCATGGCTGCCGCCTAAAGCCAATTTGAAGGCGCAGCAATTTATAGGAAATGATGTATTCGTCCAAGGGCGGCCTTGGCTGCAGGAGGATGTGCGCTGGGTGCTCAGCGATTCTTATCAGAACGCCTCACTCGCATGGTATTATTTGCCTGGAAAACCAGCTGTTCATGTAGTGACGCCAGCACGCATTTCTATGTATGACTATTGGCGGCAGGATTTGCCGCCCTTGGCAGGCGGGACGGCCCTTTATTTCGGCGCGGAAAAAGACGAAATGATTTTAAAACAGCAATTTCGCGAGGTAGAAATTGTGGCTCATTTAAGCGAGGGGAATCGGCAAGTTACTGTATTTCGATGTCGAGGCAAAGAGGAGTTTTAA
- a CDS encoding polyprenol monophosphomannose synthase: MNDLIIIPTYNEKENLGPLLEAIYGIRTDIHVLVVDDNSPDGTGQLVADWAETPQYEGRLFLLRRAGKLGLGTAYIAGFRWALARSYRRILEMDADFSHNPRYLPDLLAAAEEADLVLGSRYVPGGGVKNWGFWRRFLSRGGSLYARVLLGLPYQDLTGGFKCFRREVLETLDLGAVRSNGYSFQIELTYRAHCKGFKIKEVPIIFEDREVGKSKMSKNIFLEAVLMVWKLRMEGL; this comes from the coding sequence GTGAACGACCTGATTATTATACCGACGTACAATGAAAAAGAGAATTTAGGACCGTTGCTGGAAGCGATCTATGGCATTCGGACGGATATCCACGTGCTCGTAGTCGATGACAACTCTCCGGATGGAACAGGGCAACTCGTGGCGGATTGGGCGGAGACACCGCAATATGAGGGACGGTTATTTTTGTTGCGCCGCGCAGGCAAGCTCGGCTTGGGAACCGCCTATATCGCCGGGTTTCGCTGGGCTTTAGCCCGTTCGTATCGGCGTATTCTGGAAATGGATGCTGATTTTTCGCATAATCCTCGCTATTTGCCTGATTTGCTGGCGGCAGCGGAAGAAGCGGACCTAGTGCTGGGAAGCCGCTATGTACCTGGCGGCGGGGTGAAAAATTGGGGTTTTTGGCGACGCTTTTTGAGCCGAGGCGGTAGTTTATACGCGAGGGTTCTTTTAGGCTTGCCTTATCAGGATTTGACTGGCGGATTCAAATGCTTTCGGCGCGAGGTTTTGGAAACGCTTGATTTGGGAGCAGTGCGTTCTAACGGTTACTCTTTTCAAATTGAACTAACTTACCGGGCGCACTGCAAGGGTTTCAAAATAAAAGAAGTGCCTATTATTTTTGAAGACCGGGAAGTAGGAAAATCTAAAATGTCTAAGAACATCTTTTTGGAAGCCGTGCTGATGGTATGGAAACTGAGGATGGAGGGCCTTTGA
- a CDS encoding GtrA family protein, with product MFAKLCKFCLVGASGVIVNLLVYTVCLWGGFFYVAAAVCAFLVAVSNNFWWNFSWTFQGVAANKSMQRKYLEFFGVSLGGLGLNLLVLHYLVSAWSMDKTLAQLVAVAVVSFFNFFLNYTLTFREKKELPI from the coding sequence TTGTTTGCTAAGTTATGCAAATTTTGTCTGGTAGGCGCTTCCGGCGTGATCGTGAATTTGTTAGTTTATACGGTGTGCCTATGGGGGGGCTTTTTTTACGTAGCGGCTGCAGTGTGCGCTTTTTTAGTGGCTGTAAGCAATAATTTTTGGTGGAACTTTTCCTGGACCTTTCAAGGGGTGGCTGCGAATAAGAGTATGCAACGAAAATACCTGGAGTTCTTTGGCGTTAGCCTAGGTGGGTTGGGGCTGAACTTATTGGTGCTGCATTATCTCGTTAGCGCCTGGAGTATGGATAAGACGCTGGCGCAGCTTGTAGCTGTTGCTGTAGTCAGCTTTTTTAATTTTTTCCTTAATTATACTTTGACTTTCCGAGAAAAGAAGGAGCTGCCAATATAG
- a CDS encoding YdcF family protein — protein sequence MLYLLKIIYATFLLPPGCFLVCFTGLGWWLWRKKERMAAGVLLVVAFLLYAASTPALSESLVRSLEERYEPTVEMAQGDVLVVLGGGATLDTPNVLGEGHLAGHAANRLLTAYQLYRLEPRPIIFSGGQVFAGTGCEAAVAKHILKSLGVPEKDILVEDQSRNTTENALFVQKLLQAKGFRQPVLVTSAFHMDRSVKQFAKIGVQTHPYPAGYMVNRHAILEPRKLVPSADALADTSLALKEYIALLAVRWY from the coding sequence ATGTTATATTTGTTGAAAATAATATATGCAACCTTTCTACTGCCTCCAGGTTGCTTTTTAGTCTGCTTTACAGGGCTGGGATGGTGGCTCTGGCGTAAAAAAGAACGAATGGCGGCAGGGGTGCTGCTGGTAGTTGCCTTTTTGCTGTATGCGGCTTCAACCCCTGCCTTGTCGGAGTCTCTGGTGCGATCGTTGGAGGAACGCTATGAACCTACAGTGGAGATGGCGCAAGGCGATGTATTGGTAGTGCTCGGAGGCGGAGCTACGCTGGATACCCCTAATGTTCTAGGCGAGGGACATCTGGCCGGTCACGCGGCTAACCGCCTTCTGACTGCCTATCAACTGTATCGATTGGAACCGCGGCCAATTATATTCTCCGGCGGACAGGTGTTTGCCGGCACTGGTTGTGAAGCGGCGGTGGCTAAACACATCTTGAAAAGCTTAGGCGTACCGGAAAAAGATATTTTGGTAGAAGATCAAAGTCGTAATACAACGGAAAACGCCTTGTTTGTGCAGAAGCTGCTGCAAGCCAAAGGGTTCCGGCAGCCAGTTTTGGTTACTTCTGCATTTCATATGGATCGGTCGGTAAAGCAGTTTGCCAAAATTGGCGTTCAGACCCATCCATATCCAGCAGGATACATGGTCAATCGGCATGCGATTTTGGAACCGCGCAAGCTGGTTCCCAGCGCCGATGCTCTAGCGGATACCAGTCTTGCTTTGAAAGAGTATATTGCTTTATTGGCGGTCCGTTGGTATTGA
- a CDS encoding iron-containing alcohol dehydrogenase, producing the protein MQQIILGGDSLWLGRGAVKELGTLQAKRAFIVTGGSSMKRYGFLEQAEVALRSSGCEVYLHEGVPANPDTEAVLAGVRAMREFQPDLVLAMGGGSPIDAAKVMTLFYEYPELTFAAAKEGRLPQKRQRTRLVVAPSTSGTGSEVTWAAVVTFREDEIKIGLKSNAFIPDIAILDPELTLTMPAAVAAETGMDAVTHAVESYLNKKRNPFSDCLAKEAVAGLLRHLGASCGGDEEAREEVHYLQCMAGLAFHNTGLGLSHGIAHAIGGRYGLGHGLINAIALPYVLHYNRRDDWAKAREEELAKTAQVPDLAEALLKLRRTVAIPHSFAEVLSLREWQDGLEGVTAKALLGSTQVNPAEINAEEMRKLLNMIYDGRLDDVAFI; encoded by the coding sequence ATGCAACAAATCATTTTAGGCGGCGACAGCTTATGGCTGGGGCGCGGCGCAGTGAAGGAATTAGGGACGCTGCAGGCGAAGAGGGCGTTTATTGTGACCGGCGGCTCTTCCATGAAACGTTATGGCTTTTTAGAGCAGGCGGAAGTGGCCTTGCGTTCGTCTGGGTGCGAGGTTTATTTGCACGAAGGCGTTCCGGCCAATCCGGATACGGAGGCCGTCTTGGCCGGCGTGCGAGCGATGCGTGAGTTTCAACCCGACTTGGTTCTGGCAATGGGAGGCGGGTCTCCCATTGACGCGGCTAAGGTGATGACGTTGTTTTATGAGTATCCGGAACTTACTTTTGCAGCAGCTAAAGAAGGCCGGTTGCCTCAGAAAAGGCAACGGACTCGACTGGTAGTAGCGCCGTCTACCTCTGGCACAGGGAGCGAAGTTACTTGGGCGGCGGTAGTGACGTTCCGGGAAGACGAAATCAAAATTGGTTTAAAGAGCAATGCGTTTATTCCGGATATTGCTATTTTGGACCCGGAATTGACGCTGACTATGCCGGCGGCAGTGGCGGCGGAGACCGGCATGGATGCAGTGACGCACGCTGTGGAAAGCTATTTAAATAAAAAACGCAATCCCTTCAGCGATTGCTTGGCGAAAGAGGCGGTTGCCGGGTTGCTGCGGCACTTGGGAGCTTCTTGCGGCGGCGACGAAGAAGCGCGAGAAGAAGTTCACTATTTGCAATGTATGGCTGGTTTGGCTTTTCACAATACCGGCTTGGGTCTGTCTCACGGCATTGCGCACGCCATTGGAGGGCGTTACGGCCTGGGGCACGGTCTGATTAACGCCATTGCGCTGCCGTATGTTTTGCACTATAATCGCCGGGATGACTGGGCCAAAGCTCGTGAAGAAGAGCTGGCCAAGACGGCGCAAGTGCCGGATTTGGCGGAGGCGTTGCTGAAATTGCGCCGTACGGTTGCCATTCCGCACTCCTTTGCGGAGGTGTTGTCGCTTAGAGAATGGCAGGATGGCTTAGAAGGGGTTACGGCGAAGGCATTACTGGGTTCGACGCAGGTGAACCCGGCTGAAATTAACGCAGAGGAGATGCGTAAACTTTTGAATATGATCTATGACGGGCGTCTTGACGACGTAGCGTTTATTTGA
- a CDS encoding histidinol phosphate phosphatase encodes MVFDSHCHTVFSTDSRMTLEEAMEAAAAKEIGLIITEHMDYDYPQPEAFLFEPQEYLEAYAPYRSEKLLLGVEIGMRAECKAANQALLANYAFDQVIGSIHVVEGMDIYDAAFYKGRSKRDVYCRYFEAMLQCVEEYDFIDALGHIDYIARYARYEDPEVYYGEYMELIDAILLVVAGRETALEINTRRLESPVRLRQLLPIYERFAALGGRFVTIGSDAHKPEDVGRWLRKGLAIAEFAGLQPVYYRERQRYGYDDKVLG; translated from the coding sequence ATGGTTTTTGACAGTCATTGTCATACTGTGTTTTCTACAGATTCTCGCATGACCTTGGAAGAGGCAATGGAGGCTGCTGCGGCAAAGGAAATCGGTCTGATTATTACAGAGCATATGGACTATGATTATCCCCAGCCGGAAGCGTTTCTTTTTGAGCCGCAAGAGTATTTGGAGGCGTATGCGCCCTATCGCAGCGAGAAGCTGCTGCTGGGTGTAGAGATCGGCATGCGCGCCGAGTGCAAGGCGGCCAATCAGGCGCTGCTTGCGAATTATGCATTTGATCAAGTTATCGGTTCCATTCATGTTGTAGAGGGCATGGATATTTATGATGCGGCTTTTTATAAAGGACGCAGCAAACGGGATGTCTACTGTCGCTATTTTGAGGCTATGCTGCAGTGCGTGGAAGAATATGATTTTATTGACGCTCTGGGGCATATCGACTACATTGCCCGTTATGCGCGGTATGAGGACCCGGAAGTGTATTACGGCGAATATATGGAGCTGATTGATGCGATTTTGTTGGTTGTTGCCGGACGGGAAACGGCGTTGGAAATCAACACAAGGCGTTTGGAGTCGCCGGTGCGGTTGCGGCAGCTATTGCCTATTTATGAACGCTTTGCCGCTTTAGGCGGCCGCTTTGTGACGATTGGGTCTGATGCGCATAAGCCGGAAGATGTGGGTCGTTGGCTGCGCAAGGGGCTGGCGATAGCGGAATTTGCCGGTTTGCAGCCTGTGTATTATCGGGAAAGACAACGTTATGGATATGATGACAAGGTGTTAGGTTAA
- a CDS encoding VOC family protein, with amino-acid sequence MYKLAHVGLVVKNAEVSKEFYQRALQCKVENTYQDERIKLVFLNVGGQIIELVQRLQQEAEERRDGVVDHLAFWVSDVAAEMERLRSLGIMPLTEQPASLGKSLQNFFFLGPDGERVEFMQGSIF; translated from the coding sequence ATGTATAAATTGGCTCATGTCGGTCTTGTAGTGAAAAATGCAGAAGTATCTAAAGAATTTTATCAGAGAGCGCTTCAGTGTAAAGTGGAAAATACATATCAAGACGAACGGATCAAATTAGTCTTTCTCAACGTGGGAGGGCAAATTATAGAATTGGTGCAGCGCTTGCAGCAAGAAGCGGAGGAACGCAGGGATGGCGTTGTGGATCACTTAGCATTTTGGGTGTCCGATGTGGCTGCAGAAATGGAGCGTTTGCGTTCGCTTGGCATTATGCCGTTAACGGAGCAGCCAGCTTCGTTAGGGAAAAGTTTGCAAAACTTTTTCTTCTTAGGACCGGATGGAGAACGCGTTGAATTTATGCAGGGATCGATTTTTTAG
- a CDS encoding beta-ketoacyl-ACP synthase III produces MQRVVIRGTGHYVPQRRLTNEDLTRMVDTTDEWILSRTGISERRIAAPEEATSDLALAAARAALEDAGMTAQDLDLILVATVSGDYPFPAVACLLHHQLGCLPRTAAFDVSATCVGFLTALQVAEQYIRCGTHKNVLVIGAEALSRFTDYEDRGTCILFSDGAGAAILSRGEEKDGAGILHTLLRADGQYADLLYIPGGGSREPAGKNKMAMDGNKIFKLAVNAMTQAVKEALIATNLTIDDIDWVVPHQANQRIIDAVARHLSLPMDKVVCTVREYGNNSAATIPLAFDLAIKEGKIQRGQKVLLTAFGGGLVWGAAILEY; encoded by the coding sequence ATGCAACGAGTGGTGATCCGGGGGACTGGGCATTACGTGCCGCAACGGCGCTTAACGAATGAAGACTTGACTCGTATGGTCGATACAACCGATGAGTGGATACTTTCGCGTACCGGCATTTCCGAACGGCGTATTGCCGCGCCAGAAGAGGCAACATCCGATTTGGCCTTGGCGGCAGCGAGGGCTGCGTTGGAAGACGCCGGTATGACGGCGCAGGATTTGGATTTGATTTTGGTCGCTACCGTAAGCGGCGATTATCCATTTCCGGCTGTGGCTTGCCTGTTGCATCATCAACTAGGTTGTTTGCCGCGCACAGCTGCGTTCGATGTGAGCGCAACGTGTGTGGGCTTTTTGACGGCGTTGCAGGTTGCCGAGCAATATATACGTTGTGGTACGCATAAAAACGTATTGGTAATTGGCGCAGAAGCGCTGTCTCGTTTTACAGATTATGAAGACCGCGGCACATGTATTTTATTTTCAGACGGCGCTGGCGCAGCTATTCTTTCGCGGGGCGAGGAAAAAGACGGCGCAGGGATTTTGCATACGCTATTGCGCGCTGATGGTCAATATGCCGACTTGCTCTACATTCCCGGCGGCGGCAGCCGCGAACCGGCCGGTAAAAACAAAATGGCCATGGATGGGAATAAAATTTTTAAATTGGCGGTCAATGCCATGACGCAGGCGGTTAAGGAAGCCTTAATCGCTACTAATCTGACCATTGACGACATCGACTGGGTGGTGCCTCATCAGGCCAATCAGCGTATCATTGATGCGGTTGCTAGACATTTGTCACTTCCGATGGACAAGGTTGTGTGCACGGTTCGAGAGTATGGCAATAACTCAGCAGCTACCATCCCCTTGGCCTTTGATCTGGCGATTAAGGAAGGGAAAATCCAACGAGGCCAAAAAGTGCTTTTAACGGCTTTTGGCGGCGGTTTGGTTTGGGGAGCGGCCATTTTAGAATATTGA
- a CDS encoding GDSL-type esterase/lipase family protein — translation MYRISKIILCCLLFLLASASLFGEPALPRPQSLASEERREAVAQPLLRWTPIADAIQYELEIWTRSPEEAPEGYGPLIKTKQVFQAAYQADFSLWEEEQTLYWRVRALDLDGQPISRFSQSEVLQVNPKNKGPLRPVLNADFNAGGMASLLYPVYTWVMIPGASGYEVELLAAEPENPLGTEASKYRIWSQRVGAVIDCYDELPRSKPGVYYWRVRGLDAQGGPVGVWSEAGRFTVDPANDGWYSASFGDSIVHGGGSVSFSPADKEYDFQTYLHFSHVNLGRSGDTTESMLARFDADVLPYNPKYLLILGGTNSLRGGVPAEQVIQELTEIGEKCRANGIRPIFLTLPSINPAAIERVFDEPTAENWRSAFTKVNQFIRRQPYYIDLEPHFIDSKGVMQNRLAIDGLHPGLEGKELMAQIIERNWVRVTR, via the coding sequence ATGTACCGCATAAGTAAAATAATTTTATGCTGCTTGCTGTTTTTGTTGGCGTCGGCTTCTCTGTTTGGCGAGCCTGCATTGCCGAGACCGCAGAGCTTGGCGTCGGAAGAAAGACGAGAGGCGGTGGCGCAGCCATTGCTTCGCTGGACGCCCATTGCAGATGCGATACAATATGAATTGGAGATTTGGACTCGCTCACCGGAAGAGGCTCCCGAGGGATATGGACCGCTTATAAAGACCAAACAGGTTTTTCAAGCGGCGTATCAAGCTGATTTTTCCTTGTGGGAGGAAGAACAAACATTATATTGGCGAGTGAGGGCGCTGGATTTGGATGGACAGCCGATCAGCCGCTTTTCTCAGAGTGAAGTGCTGCAGGTAAATCCTAAAAATAAAGGACCCCTGCGTCCTGTCTTGAATGCGGATTTCAATGCTGGCGGTATGGCCTCTTTACTGTATCCGGTTTATACCTGGGTCATGATTCCGGGCGCTTCCGGGTATGAAGTGGAGCTTTTGGCGGCGGAGCCGGAAAATCCGCTAGGAACGGAAGCCTCGAAATATCGTATTTGGAGTCAACGGGTCGGCGCTGTTATTGATTGTTATGATGAGCTGCCGCGCAGCAAGCCAGGGGTGTATTACTGGCGGGTGCGCGGGTTGGATGCGCAAGGAGGCCCTGTAGGCGTATGGTCGGAAGCGGGCCGTTTTACCGTAGATCCTGCTAATGACGGATGGTATTCCGCTTCTTTTGGGGATAGTATTGTTCATGGCGGCGGCTCGGTTTCTTTTTCGCCGGCGGACAAAGAATATGATTTTCAAACGTATCTGCACTTTTCCCATGTAAACCTGGGGCGCAGCGGCGATACTACGGAAAGCATGCTGGCTCGGTTTGACGCGGATGTATTGCCTTACAATCCTAAATATCTTTTGATTTTAGGAGGGACCAACAGCTTGCGCGGCGGCGTGCCGGCAGAACAAGTTATCCAAGAACTAACGGAAATTGGCGAAAAATGCCGCGCTAATGGCATTCGGCCTATTTTTCTCACCTTGCCTTCCATAAATCCGGCGGCCATTGAGAGGGTATTTGACGAGCCGACGGCAGAAAACTGGCGCAGCGCGTTTACCAAAGTGAATCAGTTTATTCGTCGCCAGCCGTATTATATTGACTTGGAGCCTCATTTTATTGACTCCAAGGGCGTGATGCAAAACCGTCTAGCCATTGATGGGCTGCATCCTGGTTTGGAGGGCAAAGAGCTTATGGCGCAAATCATTGAGCGAAATTGGGTACGGGTTACGCGCTAA